The following are from one region of the Cytobacillus firmus genome:
- a CDS encoding DUF896 domain-containing protein, translated as MLPKQKLARINELAKKAKESGLTEAEAKEQTSLRKEYLETFRSGMLNTLKGVTIVDPKGNDVTPKKLKDFQNKNRLH; from the coding sequence ATGCTGCCTAAACAAAAACTTGCCCGAATTAATGAACTGGCAAAGAAGGCCAAGGAATCCGGACTAACAGAAGCAGAAGCGAAAGAACAGACATCTTTGCGCAAAGAGTATTTGGAGACTTTCCGCTCTGGTATGTTAAACACGCTGAAAGGCGTTACAATCGTTGACCCGAAAGGGAACGATGTAACTCCAAAAAAGCTGAAAGATTTCCAAAATAAAAACCGCCTTCACTAA
- a CDS encoding YneB family resolvase-like protein, producing the protein MKAIIYCRVSTTKDTQETSLSRQEEELLNLAKTHDFDVVKVIREQASGYDLERDGILVLLDLIKKKDIKVVLIQDETRLGRGNAKIAILHCIFKEEVQLYSISNNGKLELSESDSMVLSIVGMVEEYQRKLHNIKIKRGMQRAVDKGYRPEKNLSNQGVNGGRERIEVPIEEIVRLRKNELTFAEIAATLRGFGYNISKATVHRRYKEHIDSLAE; encoded by the coding sequence ATGAAAGCAATAATTTACTGCAGAGTTAGTACAACAAAGGATACTCAGGAAACATCCCTTTCAAGACAGGAAGAAGAGCTTTTGAACCTGGCAAAAACGCATGACTTTGATGTAGTCAAGGTCATCCGTGAACAGGCCAGCGGATACGATCTCGAAAGAGACGGTATATTGGTCCTTTTAGACTTAATTAAAAAAAAGGATATTAAAGTTGTTCTAATCCAGGATGAAACAAGGCTGGGGAGGGGAAATGCCAAGATTGCGATTCTCCATTGCATATTTAAAGAAGAAGTCCAGTTATATAGCATCTCGAATAACGGAAAGCTGGAGCTTTCGGAATCAGATTCGATGGTCCTCAGTATCGTAGGGATGGTAGAGGAGTATCAGAGAAAGCTGCATAACATCAAAATCAAACGCGGCATGCAACGGGCTGTTGATAAAGGATACAGGCCCGAGAAAAACCTAAGTAATCAGGGAGTAAATGGCGGCAGGGAAAGAATAGAGGTGCCGATAGAGGAAATTGTCCGGTTGAGGAAAAACGAGTTAACGTTTGCTGAAATTGCAGCTACGCTTAGAGGTTTTGGCTATAATATTTCCAAAGCAACTGTCCATAGAAGGTATAAAGAACATATTGATTCACTTGCTGAGTAG
- the yneA gene encoding cell division suppressor protein YneA — MLNKLWKSYSYAIILFALSVAASFIMLMQIETPDTEKFVKVTVAEGDSLWEIAENFSSEHSLTKDQFINWVERNNGIAAGRIFPGDEIVIPVKALDDQPYKELASSDLNE, encoded by the coding sequence ATGCTGAACAAATTGTGGAAATCATATTCTTATGCTATTATTCTCTTCGCTTTAAGTGTGGCAGCATCATTTATAATGCTCATGCAAATAGAAACGCCTGATACGGAAAAGTTTGTGAAAGTCACTGTTGCAGAAGGTGATTCTTTATGGGAGATTGCTGAAAATTTTTCTTCTGAGCATTCTCTTACAAAAGATCAATTTATAAATTGGGTAGAACGAAATAATGGGATAGCGGCAGGTAGGATTTTTCCGGGTGATGAAATTGTTATTCCAGTAAAAGCCCTGGATGACCAGCCATATAAAGAGCTTGCCAGTTCAGACCTTAACGAATAA
- the lexA gene encoding transcriptional repressor LexA, with protein MVKLSKRQQDILEFIKEEVKLRGYPPSVREIGEAVGLASSSTVHGHLARLESKGLIRRDPTKPRAIEILDLDEASNIPKVSAVNVPIVGKVTAGQPITAIENVEEYFPLPERMAPADEHVFMLEIMGESMIEAGILDGDYVIVKQQSTANNGDIVVAMTEEDEATVKRFFKEKDFIRLQPENSTMEPIILRNVSILGKVIGVYRHMH; from the coding sequence ATGGTGAAATTATCAAAAAGGCAGCAAGATATATTGGAGTTTATAAAAGAAGAAGTTAAATTAAGAGGATATCCTCCTTCTGTAAGGGAAATTGGGGAAGCAGTCGGTCTGGCTTCAAGCTCGACCGTTCACGGCCATCTCGCAAGGCTTGAAAGCAAAGGACTGATTCGCAGGGACCCTACAAAACCGCGTGCTATTGAAATTTTAGATTTGGACGAGGCTTCTAACATTCCCAAGGTCAGTGCAGTTAATGTTCCAATCGTAGGTAAAGTAACTGCAGGACAGCCGATAACGGCAATTGAAAATGTTGAGGAATACTTCCCGCTTCCGGAAAGAATGGCTCCTGCTGACGAGCATGTTTTCATGCTTGAAATCATGGGCGAAAGTATGATTGAAGCCGGAATCCTTGATGGAGATTATGTAATTGTCAAACAGCAGAGCACTGCCAATAATGGGGATATCGTGGTGGCTATGACAGAGGAAGATGAAGCAACGGTCAAAAGATTCTTTAAAGAAAAAGATTTTATCCGTCTGCAGCCCGAAAACTCGACAATGGAACCAATTATCCTCCGCAATGTTTCTATTCTTGGCAAGGTTATAGGCGTATACCGTCATATGCATTAA
- a CDS encoding DUF4257 domain-containing protein: MFLNITFALLIGGLVGVVGHIRKEGKMVKPRRTKKFIYLGVFEEVIMGALAAVFLVVSSDPDSALKAVLLAVIAGFGGDALLTCLDFLKIRHKE, from the coding sequence ATGTTTTTGAACATTACCTTCGCTTTGTTGATTGGTGGGCTGGTTGGTGTCGTTGGACATATTCGGAAAGAAGGCAAAATGGTTAAACCCAGAAGGACAAAAAAGTTCATCTATCTGGGGGTCTTTGAAGAGGTAATCATGGGGGCTTTAGCGGCTGTTTTTTTGGTCGTATCTTCAGATCCTGACTCTGCCTTAAAGGCAGTTCTACTGGCGGTGATTGCAGGATTTGGAGGAGATGCACTACTGACATGTCTCGATTTCTTAAAAATAAGACACAAAGAATAG
- the glnA gene encoding type I glutamate--ammonia ligase, with protein sequence MAKFTKEDIKRIAEEENVKFVRLQFTDILGTIKNVEIPISQLEKALDNKMMFDGSSIEGFVRIEESDMNLYPDLDTWVVFPWTAEKGKVARLICDIYNPDGTPFLGDPRSNLKRILKEMEDLGYTDFNLGPEPEFFLFKLDHAGEPTLELNDNGGYFDLAPTDLGENCRRDIVLELEEMGFEIEASHHEVAPGQHEIDFKYADALTACDQIQTFKLVVKTIARKHGLHATFMPKPLFGVSGSGMHCNVSLFKDGKNAFFNETGDLQLSDDARHFIAGIVNHATAFTAVTNPIVNSYKRLVPGYEAPCYVAWSAQNRSPLIRIPASRGVSTRVEVRSVDPAANPYLAMAVLLKAGLDGIKNKMTPPAPVDRNIYVMTKEEREEEGIKDLPPTLAAALEELKRDEVIVSALGDHIFEHFIEAKEIEWDMFRTQVHPWEREQYLSMY encoded by the coding sequence ATGGCGAAGTTTACCAAAGAAGATATTAAACGTATTGCAGAAGAGGAAAATGTGAAATTTGTCCGTTTACAGTTTACGGATATTCTTGGAACAATCAAGAATGTGGAAATTCCGATCAGCCAGCTTGAAAAAGCGCTTGATAACAAAATGATGTTTGATGGATCTTCAATCGAAGGTTTCGTGCGCATTGAAGAGTCAGACATGAATCTGTATCCAGACCTTGATACTTGGGTAGTGTTTCCTTGGACTGCGGAAAAAGGCAAAGTGGCACGTTTGATTTGTGATATCTACAATCCGGATGGAACTCCATTTCTTGGCGATCCGCGCAGCAACCTGAAACGCATTCTAAAAGAAATGGAAGACCTTGGATACACTGATTTTAACTTAGGGCCTGAACCGGAATTCTTTCTTTTCAAGCTTGACCATGCAGGGGAGCCGACTCTGGAACTGAACGACAATGGCGGATACTTCGACCTTGCTCCGACTGATCTTGGCGAAAACTGCCGCCGTGATATCGTGCTGGAGCTCGAAGAAATGGGCTTTGAAATTGAAGCTTCCCACCATGAGGTGGCACCTGGCCAGCACGAAATCGACTTCAAATATGCGGATGCTCTAACAGCTTGTGACCAAATCCAGACATTTAAGCTTGTTGTTAAAACCATTGCCCGAAAGCACGGCTTGCATGCAACATTCATGCCGAAGCCATTATTCGGTGTCAGCGGATCCGGAATGCACTGCAACGTTTCACTATTCAAGGATGGCAAAAATGCATTCTTCAATGAAACCGGCGATCTTCAGCTAAGTGATGACGCCCGCCACTTTATTGCTGGTATCGTGAATCATGCAACTGCATTTACAGCAGTGACAAACCCTATCGTTAACTCATACAAGCGTCTGGTACCAGGCTATGAAGCACCTTGCTATGTTGCCTGGTCTGCTCAAAACCGTTCACCTCTTATCCGTATCCCTGCTTCCCGCGGAGTAAGTACACGTGTTGAGGTGCGGAGCGTTGACCCTGCTGCGAACCCATACCTTGCGATGGCTGTATTATTAAAAGCTGGCCTGGACGGAATCAAAAATAAAATGACTCCTCCTGCACCAGTGGACCGCAATATCTATGTAATGACAAAAGAAGAGCGTGAGGAAGAAGGAATCAAGGATCTGCCTCCTACATTGGCAGCAGCCCTTGAAGAGCTAAAGAGAGATGAGGTAATTGTTTCTGCTCTCGGCGATCACATTTTCGAACATTTCATTGAAGCGAAAGAAATCGAGTGGGATATGTTCCGTACGCAAGTGCATCCATGGGAGCGCGAGCAGTACCTGAGCATGTACTAA